In Caulobacter segnis ATCC 21756, the sequence CGCGGCGCGCCTAGATGGCGAAGCCGTGCTCGCCGGAAACCCGGATCTGGCAGGCCTGGCCCTGCTGAATGTGCTCGCGCGCGCGCCGAGCCGCCGAGGCCTTGGCGATGTCCTTGTCGGCGGAGGCGCCGAAGAACACGCCGCCCTCCTCGGCCGCCCACAGGCCGTCGCTGCGGCAGACGGTGATGACGATGCGGTGGATGTCGGGCTTGCTCATGGGGCGCTCTCTGGGATGGGGGGATGCGCCACGGGGCGTGGAAGCCTCGTCGCGCCTGGGATGGGCGATGTCAGGACTTGGGCGCGTCGTCGTCCGACGACGCGTCGGCTCCGCCCTGCTGGAGATAGGTCAGTCCCGCGGGCGTCGGACGCCAGCCGCCCGGACCGTGCCGCGCGAGGCCCAGCTGCGCCAGCGCCTGCGCGTCGCGGATGTTCACCGCGTCCAGATCGCCGGTGCGAATCCGGCGTTCCAGCTGGCGCAGCGCGCGTAGCGCCTCGGCCGACAGGCCGCGGCCGCCCTGGTCGCGCTCGGGCTCGGAGACAAGGCTGAGCCCAGCGGGGCGGGCGCGGTCGTCGTCGGGGTTGGACATCATGGACTTCCGGCGGCCGGGTCAGACCGTCGCCGACGCGCCAGATCGCCCTAGCGCGGGACGCGGGAGGGCGCGGAGGCGCGCGGCCATGTCGCGGCGCATGCCGCTCTCGCGGTCGGCGGGCGAGCGCGCGCCGGCGGGCGTGGCGAAAGCCGTCATCAGCGTCTGGTGCACGAGGAAGCGCGAGGCGTTGACGTCCAGCTGGAATCCATCGGCGAGCCGGTGCAGGTCGTGGGACAGGCTGACGATCTGCAGATGATCTTGATGACGAGCCGGCATGATCGTTTCCTTCAATCGCCACGCATCGCGGAGGATGATCCGCACAAGCTTCACGGCGCCGAAACACAAGCAGCTTCAGCGTCGGAAAATTGTTCCGCTAGAGCGGAAAATAATCTGGGGCGAAAATTCTCAAGAACCATGCGCCTTTTCCCCTCTGAATGATAGCAAAACCCATCAAGGGAATGTTTTTATTTACCTTTGAACCTTGGGTCGGCTGATGAATTGATGAGGAAGATCGCCACGGGCGATGTTCTCACTTTCCGGATGCGCCATGCTTTTTGAGGTCGAAGCCTCCCTCACCTACGACTTCCCCGAACCGTGCGAGGTGCTGCTGCTGGTCGAGGCCGCGCACGGCGCCGGCCAGACCGTGATTTCGGACGCCCTGACCTTCTGGCCGCCGGTCGAGGCCGTGCGCGTCGACGATCCGGTCACCGGCGAGCGCCGCACCGTTTTCTCGGCGGCGGGCCGCGTGAACGCCCTTTATCGCGGCAGGATCGACGTGGCGCCGGACAGCCAGCCCCTGACGGACGCCGCCGAGATGGCGATCCGCGATCTTCCCAGCGACGTGCTGCCCTATCTCCGCGCCAGCCGCTACAGCCCCTCCGACCGGCTCCTGCGCTTTGTCGAGCGCGAGTTCGGCGGCCTCAAGGGCGGCCCCAAGGTCGAGGCGATCCTGAGCTGGATCGCCCATCACGTGGACTACGAGGCCGGCGTCAGCCACTCGGGCACCACCGCGATCGACACCTTCATCGATCGCGCCGGCGTCTGCCGCGACTTCAGCCATCTGGTCATCGCCCTGTGCCGGGCTGCCAATGTCCCGGCGCGCGCGGTCAGCGCCTACGCCTGGAAGCTGGAGCCGCCCGATCTCCACGCGGTGGCCGAGGTGTTCGTGGGCGGCCGCTGGCGGCTCGTCGACGCCACGGGCCTGGCGCCCATCGACGGCCTGGTCCGGGTGGCCACCGGCCGGGACGCCGCCGACATCGCCTTCATGACGATCTTTGGAAGCGCTTATCTCGTCGAGCAGCACTTCAGGATCGACAAGGTCGGCGGCTAGGCCATGCCCAGGCGGCTCCATGGAGGACAGAGTCCGCCCCCGGGCCTGGGGCCTTTCAGCTACAGCTTCCGCCCCAGTCCGGCGGGACGTGGCGGCGCGATCCTGATCCGTGGTCCCGAAGGCGCCCCGCCTCCCGCTCCGGGGGACCTGCTCACCCTGGCCCTCGACGATGATCGCGACGCCCAGTTCGAAGTGACCGAGATCACGAACGCCGCCGACGGCTGGTGGGCCAGCTGCGAGCGCAGGGGCCGCTCCGACGGCGAGGATGGCGACTGAGCGGACGGCGGCGGGCGGTCATCGCCAAGGGCGGATTGGGAGATGAATACGCGTCAGGGAAAGGCTATCGACGTCCGCGATTCATAAAGACGACGATGAGCGCCCCACTGATCGCCACGAGGACCGCGATCCAGCTAGCGGGTGTGAAGTCGGACATTGGAGCCTCCAGCGCAGGGAGTGGAAGCGAGCGGCCTTCCATCTCGCTATGCTACCCGCCTAAGCGAACTTTCGGAACGCCCCACAAGGGTGGGAAAGTTGACATTCGCCTAGTGGGCGGAGGCCTTGGAAAACACGTTCATCACCACGACGCCTATCACTATGAGAGCCATGCCGATCAACGCAGGTGCGTCCAACTTTTGCCCCTGCAACGCCCATGCAGCTAGCGAGATCAGGACGATGCCGACGCCTGACCAGATAGCGTACGCGATGCCCGTCGGAATGACCTTCAGCGTTTGCGATAGGAAGAAGAAGGCAACGCCGTAACCTATCACGGTCACCACGCTCCAAAGCGGCTTTGTAAAGCCGGCTGATTGCTTCATCGCCGTGGTTGCGACGACTTCGGAAACGATGGCGACCGCTAGTAGGAGGTATTTCATGGGGCGTCCCTACCACAGGCTTTAAGGTGAAAATCTGACGGCGGTGGCCGCGCAGCGAACGCCCTGGATGTCCGCTAGGAGCTATTTCGCGCTCTTCTGCGCTGCGCCATGGAAATCCATCAACGCCCCATAGGCGGGGACCACGTGGTCGACCATGACCTGGGCGAAGTCCATCGCTTCCGGACGATCCCAGGTCTTCATGACCTCGGACATCAGCGCGAAGGTGTCGATCGGCATCGCGCCGGCCTGCGTGACCCGGGCGATCGTGAGGTCGGTCGCCATCTGGGACAGGTTACCCGAGGCGTCCACGATGCAGAACACCTTGTACCCTTCGGCAAGGGCGCTGAGGGCGGGCAAAGCCATGCAAATGCTGGTCAGCGTGCCGGCGATGAGCAGGGTCTTGCGCTTGGTGCTCTCGACGGCTTCAACAAAGGGACGGTGATCCCACGCGTTGATCGGCCCGTTGCGCGGAACGTGCACCGCGTCGGGATTGCTCTGATGGATCTCGGGAATGATCGGACCGTTCGGACCGTCGGGAACGGACGCCGTCGTGATGGTCGGGATCTTGGCGATCCGCGCCACCTTCGCCAGCGTAACCACGTTGTTGCGCAGGGTCGTAAAATCCATATCGCGAACCAGCTGGAACAGTCCGCTCTGGTGATCGATCAGCAGCAGGACGGCGTCGTCGGCGTCGATCATCCACTTGTTCGAGGTCATGGTGTTTCCTTTGTCTTAGGGGGCTGGAAAAGCTGCGGCTCCGCAGCGGGGAGGTGCAGTCTCGACCGCGCCTGTTGGCTTTCAGATGCGTTCAGGCGGCGCGCGTCAGGGAAAGACGAGCTCGCCCTCATCGCCCGGGGGCTCGCGCCCCCAGGCGAGAGTTCAGAGGCGGCCCTTGGCCACGAGGGTGTCGCGGATCTCATCGATCCGAGCCTCGCCGGCCTGGAGGGCTTCGGCGGAGGTGTGGACG encodes:
- a CDS encoding SMR family transporter yields the protein MKYLLLAVAIVSEVVATTAMKQSAGFTKPLWSVVTVIGYGVAFFFLSQTLKVIPTGIAYAIWSGVGIVLISLAAWALQGQKLDAPALIGMALIVIGVVVMNVFSKASAH
- a CDS encoding transglutaminase-like domain-containing protein translates to MLFEVEASLTYDFPEPCEVLLLVEAAHGAGQTVISDALTFWPPVEAVRVDDPVTGERRTVFSAAGRVNALYRGRIDVAPDSQPLTDAAEMAIRDLPSDVLPYLRASRYSPSDRLLRFVEREFGGLKGGPKVEAILSWIAHHVDYEAGVSHSGTTAIDTFIDRAGVCRDFSHLVIALCRAANVPARAVSAYAWKLEPPDLHAVAEVFVGGRWRLVDATGLAPIDGLVRVATGRDAADIAFMTIFGSAYLVEQHFRIDKVGG
- a CDS encoding isochorismatase family protein — encoded protein: MTSNKWMIDADDAVLLLIDHQSGLFQLVRDMDFTTLRNNVVTLAKVARIAKIPTITTASVPDGPNGPIIPEIHQSNPDAVHVPRNGPINAWDHRPFVEAVESTKRKTLLIAGTLTSICMALPALSALAEGYKVFCIVDASGNLSQMATDLTIARVTQAGAMPIDTFALMSEVMKTWDRPEAMDFAQVMVDHVVPAYGALMDFHGAAQKSAK